In the genome of Bremerella sp. P1, the window TTCTTCGTAAGCACGGGAGAGTGCGTTGACTCGATAGAAGATCGCAAAGTCACGCGGGCGGCGTTTACCCTGTGCGACATAGGTCGCGATGCGTGTCGCGATCGCCTGCGCTTCCTCATGACTTGTTACGTACGTCAGCAAACGGACTGGTTGGCCTGGCGGATGATCGGTAAAGAGCGACTTCTTCTTACGCCGCTTGTTATGACCAATGAGCTGATCGGCGACCGAAAGAATATTGGGCGTGCTGCGAAAGTTCTGTTCCAGACGAACGACTTTGACCTCGTCAAAGTCTTTTTCAAAGTCGAGGATGTTGTTCAGGTTTGCTCCACGCCAGCCATAAATCGATTGGTCGGGATCCCCGGTAACTCCCAGGTTGGGGTATTGCTGCGAAAGGGAACGCACCAATAGGTACTGCACCAGGTTCGTGTCCTGGTACTCGTCGACCAGGATGTAGCGAAAGCGTTCATCCAGTGCGGCGCGTAGCTCTGGATTCTCCTGCAGCATCTGGGCGACCAGCATCAGCATGTCATCGAAGTCGACGGCATTGGCCGCACGAAGCTGACGTTGGTATTCCGGGTAAACGTCTTGCACGATGGAACTGATCGCGTTGGCCGAGTTCGCTTCGTACCGTTCCGGCAGAACCATATTGTTCTTGGCCCAACTGATCGCCTTGGCGACCTTCTCAGGCGTAGCATGCGACATCGAAATCTCTTCGGCCTGAAGCGCACGCTTTAGAATCTGCAGCGAGTCGGACGTATCGTAGATCGTGTAGTTCGACTCGAGGCCCACCAGGTTGGAATAGGCTCTTAGTAGTCGCGCGCAAAAACGATGGAAAGTGCTAACCCAAACCGTACTTTCCGGAGCGAGTCGTTCGACTCGCGATCGCATCTCTTCGGCGGCTTTGTTGGTAAACGTGAGCGCGACGATCTGCGACGAATAGACTCCGCTGCGGAGCATGTTCGCAATGCGATGGGTGACAACTCGTGTCTTTCCACTTCCAGGGCCGGCCAGGACGAGAATCGGGCCCTCGACATGCGATACGGCTTCCCGCTGGCTGCTGGTCAGTCCCTCAAATAAATAATCGGTCATCCATCAACCTATCGAAAGAGTGCTAGCGTGTTTGGCAAGCCAGCTTCGCTAGCACCGCTTAGGTAGTTTCAGTAAATTTTTCCGAAACTGGTATTCAATTCTAAAGAAATGAGTATAGTAAACGCGATCGCGTCGCGAGACCCTTCGGCCAGGACACATGACCCCAGCCCGGTGTTGAGCGACCTCGACAAAGTGGTTCTAGGGATGAACCACGATCATTTTCACTTTTTCTTTTGCGATAGGGAGGGAACCCATGCCACGAATTCCTCTGAATGCGGCTGACCAACAACACGATGACCTGTTGGCCAAGCTGGAAATGAGTACGGCGGAAATCGGTTTGACCGTCCGCACGACAAATTGCCTTGAGGAAAAGGGCATCTTCACCGTTCGCGATCTGTTGAATTGCACACCAGCCGACTTGTTGAGCATTTCCAACTTCGGCGAAAAGACCCTCGACGAGGTCTACTCGGCACTGGAAGGTGTTGGGTTCTATCGTCACACCCGCCAACTTGCTCGCGCCACGGCCGTCGCCGTTTAACGAGCCACGAACGCCACAGCAAACTCTTGGCGTCCCTGTACAATTGATTGGCTATGGGGACTTGCCAATCTGGAAACAGCGAATCGGACCTCCCCGTGTACCCGTTTCGCGTACAAGCAAATACCCACCGCTTAGCGCGGGCAACGCACGTACGATATCGTTGCTCGCGCGGAAGCGGCTGACTTCTGTGAATTTCTTTTCATCGGGAAGAAACAGGATCGCGGTCCCTTCATTGGTCACAGCGATCAGCTTCTCGTCTG includes:
- a CDS encoding DNA-directed RNA polymerase subunit alpha C-terminal domain-containing protein yields the protein MPRIPLNAADQQHDDLLAKLEMSTAEIGLTVRTTNCLEEKGIFTVRDLLNCTPADLLSISNFGEKTLDEVYSALEGVGFYRHTRQLARATAVAV